The Eleginops maclovinus isolate JMC-PN-2008 ecotype Puerto Natales chromosome 18, JC_Emac_rtc_rv5, whole genome shotgun sequence genome segment TTATGTCAATTTAAGAGGAGAGATGTCTGTGTATACATGCGTCTAAAAATGTGGCCATATTAGGCATCGATATTTGTGCTGTGAGGGTGAATGCATGAAATGTAGATGCAGGTGTTCCGAGCTAAAGGGTGCTTGTTATTGCACGCAATAATAATTACGTTATTTACTTTTTGTCTGGAAAAAGTACATGAAAGCGCTAgtcattaaagaaaaatgtgatccagcagaaaaataaaatactattcTGACGGTTACCTTGAGCGGGAGCCTCGTCGGGCCACAGTGGGCTGGCAGGCCGGGCACAGCCACTCTCCGGCAGGGATGCGGTACAGAGCCGGGCGCAGACAGAACAGATGGAAGGCCTTGTTGCACTCGTCACAGAGGATCAGCTTCTCATCGTCACCtgaaaaatatcaatatatataatTTAGGACTGAGCTAAGGaagagattttttaaaaatggttttacctaaaatgtcaaattgtgtcgattgtgtctaatatatgtaaattacttagttttttttgtatacccctttttacgCCCCCTTTTTTTCCTAGGCTCATATCtttttatgttcttgtttatatgtgcactgtgggactgccagaaacagtatttccattttctgtatgtataacacacgtggaaactttgacaataaagtggactttgacttgatATATGAAAAGGCCAGAAACATCTTGTGTATCCAAGCACATTCTTTTATCTCTTATCACTACAGGTTCACCTGTTGGCCTGTGGAGCTGCCAGCTGTGTATGTAGACCTGCCTGACACTAACAGTGGGTTCTGCTCTGTCCCTGTGGCCCTGTCTGGACCTGGGTCTACTCTCCATCAGCTGCAGTACAGATGGGCTCTGCCTGACCGCTAAACCGGAAGCAGAAGCATAGAAGCATAGAAGCGGCGCAACGCTTCACTTAAACTCACTAATCCATCTCATGTTTTATTAGGGCCTGCCTTGATTGGGTGGCAGTAATGGTGCTGTGGTTCTGTTTTGGTGATCTGAAGTGATGTTATTTGTCCCGATATTGCTTTTTCAACCAAAAACGGCAATGCCAAAGAGGCATAATACTCTCAGCAAATAACCTGAGACACCGTTTTTATTACAGCCATTTCCTTTTGAGACTAAATGAGTGAGCCAGCACCTAAACGCAGTTCTTACCTTTCCTGCGACAAACTTTGCAGCGAGCGTTCTCGGCGGACATGTCCCACTTTATGCAAGAGTCCAACATTCCCAGCAGGACGTGCATGCGGGAGAAGGTCTGGGCCTCTCGGATAGCTGTCTTCCACTTTTCCACCGCTGTCGCCACCTATGAGGAGTTCAGACTTGATTAAACTCAGAAGAACTATACATGAATAAGAAGGGTTTAATAGAAGTGCCTATATAAAAGCCCTTAACACGTTTCATGAGCAAACTTCAGCTTCCATATACTATATTTGTTGTTATGTGTTTATAGATATTTTGGAAAATACTCAGAACTGTTGCTTTGTCATTAATAGTCATCACCAATTATGACCATGATGACTTCAACCAGTTAAACAACTGTGCAGAAATCTGAACTTCAACATTGCAACAGTTCTCTTACCCTGGCCTCTTCTGCCAGCTTCTTCTCATCGTCCACCTCCTCTGCTTTGCTGCTTTCCTCTCCTGcttgctttttcttcttcttctgcttggGGGCCATGAATCCCTGCAGGAACTTCTTGATCACACAGGCCTGGATGGTGATGATGATCTCGCCAAACTCTTTCAAGTTCTCCATGTCTTTCATCTGTGAAGAGAGCATCAAGCATAAGgatattatttaaaattgtaAGGCCTGGTGGGTAACACACACGTAGTGCATGAGCTATAACATCAGTAACACTTCCCTGTAAAACAATATGACTTTATCAAACCCCTTTAGATAGTTAGTGTACAACAAGGCTTGTTAACAGAGGGGTGAAACGGTGCAACTGACACTTCCCTTTTCACATATTTATCTGTCATGCCTGCAGTCAGGATATAAAGTGTATTTCAACGATCACCTGGCCTGGtctacacatactgtatgaagcCAGGTAAACTAATCACCTGATCTTCGATGTCTACGTTGTCCTCCAGGTATCCCAGGCCTCCCTTCTGGAGTCTTGAGGCTATCTCCTGGATGTCACTGCGCAGGTAGTTGAGCAGCTCTACGAAGCCATCGCAGGTCCTGAGGCCCGGTTTGCTCTTACGCGTCAGGTGGACAGAGTGGAGGATGTCCTGGTACCTGAACCGGGGAAATGACAGATTAGTATTCAGTGCCATATTTACTCCATCACTGCTGCTACAGTCTGCTCAGCCCATCTTCTTTTTAGACACTATTTGTCATACTTTTCTTGACTACAGACTATGCAAACCTAAAGGGCTCATTCTAAGGAAACACAAGACAACAGTTCTTAGTTTTAGGTGAAATAACACTAATTAAAACACAagatataaataatgtattatatttatgcCAGAAGATCAGATCCAATTTCAAAATTAAGGCTTTTCGTTATAGGAGCTAGAAAGCAAAAGCTTCCAGCAGCACCTGTTGGATCGCTCCAGCAGATCCCTACAGGCTGATAAAACAAGCTGATGCTTCAGCAGTGCATTGGGACTGGACAGACATGTTTGTTAAAGTAGTTATCTCTTATAATGACAGTGCATGCACCTGTTTTGTATCTTGGCCTTCAGTTCACTCTCTCGAACACCCTGAGGATGAAGACTTTCCACCAGTTCCTCCAGCTCGGCCGGGttttcacacacaaacctgaATGCAGAGGCAGAGAACATTTAatgaatgtgtaaaaatgaaacagattttaaataaataaatgaaagagaaatggaTGGGCTGAAAAAAGTTCTTACCAGAGGTTCTGCCCCTGGTTGGGAATAGTAGTCTCTATACAGATGTCCGccactgccccctgctggactCCCTCACTAATAACACCATCGATGCTGCCATCATCCTTTTCAGCTCCTACAACAGTCATTcatcaaagatttaaaaaaataaagaaacaaaactgaataaGGAAAAAGACATTGACCATTGCATATACAAAAGAGTTGCAGAGGAATATTTTACCATACGAGTCCAATATaagcaagtatttattttttcccaaaCATTTTCACACTTGACTGTACCTTGTGAGTCATGATTGGAAGCCGTCTCTCCGTCCTCCTCCTGTTCTACCTCAGCAGCTTCTGCCGGCTCAGCAGCTTCAGCTGGTTTGTCCTCAGGTGGAGGGGTAAAGCTGTAGTCGATGCTCTCATGCACCCAGCCCTTCTCAATGTACAGACCGGGAACCACGTCAGAGAAGAGCCAGTACctgaacaaagacacaaagcaaCCATGGTTATATCATACTTCGGTCAATAAATCATTTACATGTATCAGTGTGTCCTCTTTCAGCATTTGTGTTCAAAGCTTACCTGTTATGGTTTCTGTCGGTACCCAGAGGGCTCCTGCGCATGACCAGTCTGGCTTTGGTGATACCGTCCTGAAAGGCCCGTTCTACAGCAGCCCGCTGTCTGCGCATCCGCTCCTCCTCAGCCTCCTTCTCCATGCGCTCTGTGGGAAGATAAACAAGTAGCAAAAACAATTTAGGTATATGGTTTCAAAATGcataaaatgaatacataataAATTGTCTTTGCTCTGAATAACCTACATTATAATGTGTTACTTGCTATAGAGTTTACCTTTGTTCTGTCTGTCCATCTCCTCCTTGTCCTTCTTGGCCTGCATGGACATCAGCCGCCGGCTCTTCAGTGAGCTGATCATGTCCTCGGGCTCCGGCTTTGGCTCCAGCTTTGGCTCCACCTTTACTTCTTTTTTGATCTCCTTCTTAGCActcccctctttctttttctctcctttgaacccccaaaaaatattgttatcaattaaaaatcaaaaaggttgatgcaataaataaaaacactaaaaattCTTATAGCTGTAATATTTTAAACTCTTATATGTTGACAATGGATTTTTATCAAAACATACTCAAAATTAAAGAATAACATATCAAATTGCATGAATGTTTCGTGGGtgtaatttagatttttatgcagataaaataaatgggaaaaGAAGCAAGAATGGAAATACTAAACCTCTTTATAGCTCAGCACTAAAACCTGCAGGTAGAGCTCTGTGATCCTGCCTACCTTTTCCCTCCATCTCCTTTCGCATCTGCTTCTCCGCCCGCTTGCGATCATTGACCTCCTTCAACATGGCCAGGCGCTCCTTCCACACCTCAGCTGACCGTTGCTGCATTGCGTCGACGTGGTCTTCGACCGAGTACGTCATGAGTATGCGGTGGCACAATGCCACCAGCAGGCTGACCTTCTCCTCGGAGCTCAGCTCAAACACCTCGATTGTCTCGAGCTTTTCCAAGAACTCGCTGGTGACCACGTCATCAAAGCCCCCCAAAGCCCCAGTATCCAAAGAGCCCTGGTTGCTCCCCTCGCCTTGGGCGTCGCATGGTCGCAGGCACAGCCGTGCCAACTCGGACACTGAGTGCATGGTGAGGGGAATCTCAGATAAGGGCATGTCGAGCTCGCTGTAACCTTCTGCCAGCTCGTCCTGCAGCAGCGTCTGGAGCAGCACCACCAGCACGCGGTTCAGGTAGAGGAAGCCCGAGCGTTCCCCGGCCAGTGCTTCCATCAGGGCCACTGCTGTGATGGGATACTGGTCCTCTGGCATAAGCAGCCCTGCATAGCACTGAAGGAAATCCACAACCATAGCCACACTACCGAACAGGGTGTTGGGCAATCCTTCAGGCATGTCTACGAGCTTGAACGTTGGCAGTGTCTTTCCACCTTCGATCTCCTGGTCCTCGTATCTGCGTGATTGTTCCCGCCGGACCAGCATCTCCTTCTCGCGTCTCTCCTTGGCTTTTTCTCGAAGTTTTTCTTTGACTTCCTCTCgctttttcttcatctcttccttcttttcctcttcGCTCATGGCCGCCCAGCGCTTTTTTTGCTCCAGTAGCACCCAGCGTTTCTGCACCAGCTCCCTGAGCTCCTCTGGCAGCCTGCTCTGGTCGTCTGGCGACAAGGTCTTTGCGGCCTTGGAGatgagggaggaaagggaggtcTTTTTGTCCTCCTTGCCTTTGTGCTCCTTATAGTAACGAAGGAGGTGGAGAGCCATGGGGTGCAGTGGCTTCCCCAGTTTCGGTGTACCCATGCCAGTACTACGGGATCTCTTCTTCGGGCTCCCCGCTGGAGTGCTCTTAGCTAGATGCAGCAGAGTCATCTGCTTCATCTTTGGGGTTTTGGGACCACCTTTGCCGTCCTTTTTAAAAGCTTTGAGAACGTTGAGCTTCTTATCGCCGCTCTTTCcagttttctttccttctttcttgtCCCCGGACTTTTTGCCTGATTTTGGAGTTGAGGGAGCCGATCCTTTGCCTTCTCCTTTCTTTGGAGTCCCTGAATTCTTTACCTTTAGTGGGGAgccattcatttgtattttctgaaatacAGACAACAATAGAACTTAAAGTAAAGTTTGAAAGATATTCTGCATTAGCATCGAGTAGCAACATATCCGAGACATGATATTGTGTTTACAAGCCAGCTTACCTGCATGTGGCCCCAAATGGTCGGACTGAGGGGCATGCCTAAAgagtctttcttcttcttccttttcttctctcctttctcaTTCCCTGAATCCTCTCCAGGTGTGTCAGAGCCCTTGAGCCTCTTGCTAGGTTTACTCTCTGGAGACGACAAGCTCTTACGCTTTGCAGAGGGATTCTCTGCTAAAAACtttagacaaaaaaacaaacaagtgtgaGCCAAGAACaggcaacattttaaaatgtaggttttaTGAGACAAAAACTGTTGCGAGTAACTGTACCTTGTGTGGATCAAGAAGAAAGTCACTGAATTTGCTTGGCAGGTTAAATTTTTTAACCAGCTCGTCTTCAACCACCCAGGGAGCACTCTCTCCCATACCCAGCCTCAGAGCATAGTGCCTGATGAAGTAGCGCATGATCTCCTTGGTTGGAGGGCGCTCCGTTCTGAAAAGACTGTCTGCTGGGACATCGCTGATCACCTATAAGAGAAGTCGGTGGGATttaaaatcaactttttttaaattcaaactgTGTAGATCTCATATTTCATGAACCACACACTGCTGGGAGAAGGTTGTAAACCGAGCTCCTAAATATCATCAATAGAAACGTATTGTTCTCTCTGAAAAAGAGGATACTGACCTTATCCTCATTGATGAGCTTTACGTCATATTTGTGAGGAAGGAATTTGGGCATCacccatctcttcctctcttccttcatGGCCGTGGGAAGTTTCCTTGGTGAACGTCGTGCTCTGTCACCTGATAGGAAGTGAAACAATATCATGTGAATAAGACCCgttttttccaaataaacagAAAGATGGGTTTAATACTTTAGGTGAAATTAAGTCTAGTCAACATTTTTAAGTTCATATTGGCCTGCACGATTAAAATATCTATTtcctttaaacatgtttttttaatggacAAATGGTACTCACTGAGAGTctccctcctgttctcctcctctctgggaGGAGGTTCCTTCCTCTGGTTCTCCTGACTTGCATTCTCCTTGTCGCTGGATGGAGAGTCGCAGGCCCCTTCGAGCTTCTTCTCCCCTGTCTCCCCCTCTGGGTTATCTAGAGGATGAATCTTCACCACCTTCACTTGCAAACTTTTGTCCTTCCCGACCTGAAGAGAACAAGTCTAGTCAGCATCTCAGAACACACCAAGAGGAAGTTTCCAATTAAACATCTGCTACCACTGAGGATGGGTATTGgctttgtaatttaaaaaatatatatcttccTTTGTGTATTGATAATGTGTACCTGAATCCAAATGCAAGGTATCATgacaaaaggaacaaaaacaataataattgaGATGTATAACTAACCAGAAAGTCACACTCTTCATCCACTGCATACTTGGTGAGGATTTCCACCCAGGCCTTTTCAACCAGTTTGTCTAAAGACACCGTGTTGTGGTGGACCATCTCCAGGACGGGCTTTTCAAACCACTTGGGATACTCCTCGTCAAGCCTGCACACAGAAAAGGGTCAGCAGATAGTTTTAAAAAGCTAGAATATGAATATAAAGTGTAAAAAACCTTGTGTCATAACGTGCTACACATCATTAATGCTGAGCAAACAAGGCTGTTGCCCTAGTAGAGCAAACTAATTTTGCTTATGGTTGTAATGCACTCCATTCATAACATGATTGCCTTCAGGCTGTTTGCCAGGACAGGAGCATTACATAACAGTGTAACAAAGGGTTGAGAGTGACCAGTAGGGGGAGTAAAATCTCTTGACTGATATAATTAGCAAGGCTTAAATACAGCCCATGATCCTAAGTGACTTGAGCTTTGGGCAGCTGAGCAATGCTCTGCCTCAACTGTGACATCTGCTTGGGCCAAATGAAGGGTTGGTTCACCTTCGTCTTGCTGACAGCACATACAGTTGAAGTTGGCCTGTAAGGTGATAAGTGTACTAAGAAAGGTCAGCTGAACGACACTAGATTTTATATGGCTGTTTTTCACTGTATCAGGACAAAGGAACTTTCATCAGGCCAttgcagattcagattcatGGATGACTCAATCACACACCCTCTAAATagaatgagaggaggagcaCAAGATGTATCCAATCATAGTAAAGCATCAAGCCCTGTGACCTTCACTGGGAAATGACATGGCTTTCTTGACACTACTGAGCTGCTATTATATAGGCTAATCTACATTATAAATATAGGATAAAACAGGATAAAATCCTGTACATGCACACTCAAAACTTTGGATGAAATACTAACAGTTCGGTGACTTCTTGTTCTTCCTCCCATGCTTCCTTGTGTGTGAGCTGACTGCTTCCGGTGCTCTTGCATGTCCAGATGCGCTCATCATACCTCTTCAAGCGTGCCTCATACTCTCTGTAGGCATTTCATTAAGGAAACTACAATAGTCACGTGAAAACAGTTCTGCTTTTTTGGCTATTAGCCTACTAATTACAAGCAAGACTAACAAACAAGGTGCATTGTTAAAATGTTCTGTCACTGATGATAGACATATTAAAATCTTAAGTTGAGGGGGCACCATCACAGACAGGACTTcctcaaaacaaaataagaaattaaacaaacaaaaaagtttAGTATTGTACAATAACAATGCTCAGTAGGAAAACCGTAAGGGGGGCTAGGAAGGAACAATGGTGATGATAGAAGCTGGAAAAGAGTCCTGGCTACCTTAGCAGTGTAAAAACAGTGAACACTGATATCGGTTTTTGATTGGAGCGAAACGTTTGACTGTGTTACCTTTGATTATTGAACAaactaaaaaagtaaagtgaacCATGTGTTACTACATGATGGGAAAGCCCGGAAAAGTAGATACGAGGCCTGTGCTTCTCATAAGCTATTCAAGAAGTGATGATAGATTGAGAAGTTAAAGGTACCTACATACATTAACATCAATAATATAGTCATGTCGCTGCAGGATTCTAAATATACCAGAAACTAGAAAAACTCAGGTTGCCATTAAAGGCCTAAAGTCCACTTTTCGTACTGCGTGTCACGTCGAACTGTCATAATGTTGCTGACAGTTAAGCACCTCTGACGTTCTGAAGTTTTCAAACAAACACCAAAATAATTGGGTTAAGTTACCCAAATATTTTGCCAAAACAAAGCTATGTACCTAAGAGCGCTgctttaaatcaataaacagtTGTAAGTCGGCTGTTGCCCTATCTTCTCAAACTTGAAAACGTAAATGTACCGGTTAGCCACCAGGCTAGCTAAAGCTAACTCAAGCAGCCGAGCAACATCCTCAGACGACGGGCTATTGTGACATAATGGGATACCTAACGTTAGCAGCGTGCTAGCTAACCCGGCTAGCATTAGTAGCTGACAGCAGGGCGGTAAAAGCTGAAAGTGAAAGGAAGCATTTTAGCTACTCATTATATATAACTAAGCAAAGGGAattgttaaatgtgttatacaaatacaatatgtgtGGTAGAATGCGTTATAGCCACTTAGCTAGCTACAATGACTTGATTAGCAAAGCGGGCTGAACATTAGCTGTACACTGTGTACATGCGGGGGAATATCAGCGTTTAATGAGGGGAAATGTCAGGTACCATCAAATAAAGTATGCAAGCCAGCTCTTCAGTCACGTGCATATGACTAACAATATGTTATCATAATTTAAGCCAGATAGTAAAAACCACATATATTAAGCATGCTGGATGGCTCAATAAGAGCATCAGCATCATGTTAAAGGATACTCTTTGTTCCTGAAGGCCTCCTTGGTGCGCTCGATGATGTAGACCTCCTCTCCCGGGCCTGGTGGCTCGGCTAGCGGCTTAGCCAGTGGGTAAGGTTTCCGGCCTAAAAGCGGTGCCATTTCAAATCCACAGATGGCACGGGTGCCAACGGTACAGTTGTATCTTCTAGCAATATACTAGCACAATGATTTACAATAATATGACCTTAACATGTATGCAGGTGTCCCAAATATTGTCGGGTTACCGCCGGCAGGCCCGGCACTCAACGTGTAGCAGCTAGCTGACTAGCTAGCAGGCTGGATTGCTATCTCGTTGCAAAACAATAACAGTGCGCGTCTTGCCATCCGCCTCATCTCATCCTTCTTTTCTCCCCCAGTAGCGGTGCCATGCTGGTTTCACGCAAAGATGTAAAACAGAAGCAGGACTTGACTCTCTGTAGAGTTAGTAAACTTTTAGCTCCTCCGGATGAACATGAAAGGATTGCAAACCGCACCGAAATCAAACTCGCGGCAACAGCCAAAGCTCAGTTCAGCAGGAGGTCTGGCGCGCTGTACAATCCCAAGTCTTTGCAACTAACTAGGCCTGTTCGCGTCAAATCAACTGTATTTGCTGAATGTTCGTACAGTTGGAGCTTCTTGTTATCAGGAAAGAATAAGCAAGTGGTGCAAAAAAGTAACTTGAATCAATCAAGAGGTTAATTCCTTGTTGAAATGGCGGGAGTTTCTAGTCCACCGGTACAATTCCGTACACTCTCATAACTCCGTTTCCCCGGCAGCAGGCAGCGTCGCGAGAACGTCCCGCCCCCTTCAACGATCATTGGCTCCCTCAGTAGAGCGTCTTCATCGAATTAATCTTGTGGCCTGTCATTGGCTGGTTTGGCATGGCTGTCAAACTACACTAACCCTCCAAACAAACCACGCCCGCATCGAATATAAATGAGACTAGAGGTCAGCTGATGACAATAGATGATATGATCTTTTTGACTTATTTATACATAAACCCATTTCAATATGTTGATAATGTATTGGTTGAAAACTGATCAGACATAAATTCCTTTTTCAATAATTGAAATCATTTCTAAACCCTTTGTCTGGTCTCCATTTTGAAAAGGTCTGTTTAAACAATAGGCCCTACCTTAGTTATTACAGTAATTGCCACACGATATTATCGTAATGCATAGCGACTTTGTAGTaacaatgaatgaatggattGATTGGAAATTAATTGGAAAGTAGCATTTATTATGGTGTACAACTGCTTAAGTTATAAACATGGGCAAATGATATCATAAATATTAAGAAAGCATTTGTCTAGCATGTTGTAAGCCGAAAGAAGATCTGTTTCAGAAAGGATGttgtatttaatacaaaatggCACATCTAAACATTAATCTAAAGCTACACATTTAATACCTTTTCAAAATGGCATGTAAACCATAACAACAAAGCAACAGGAAATTTAAACATGCAAAAGTGGAGGTTGAACGGcataaagaacaaatgaaaaaa includes the following:
- the baz1b gene encoding tyrosine-protein kinase BAZ1B; the protein is MAPLLGRKPYPLAKPLAEPPGPGEEVYIIERTKEAFRNKEEYEARLKRYDERIWTCKSTGSSQLTHKEAWEEEQEVTELLDEEYPKWFEKPVLEMVHHNTVSLDKLVEKAWVEILTKYAVDEECDFLVGKDKSLQVKVVKIHPLDNPEGETGEKKLEGACDSPSSDKENASQENQRKEPPPREEENRRETLSDRARRSPRKLPTAMKEERKRWVMPKFLPHKYDVKLINEDKVISDVPADSLFRTERPPTKEIMRYFIRHYALRLGMGESAPWVVEDELVKKFNLPSKFSDFLLDPHKFLAENPSAKRKSLSSPESKPSKRLKGSDTPGEDSGNEKGEKKRKKKKDSLGMPLSPTIWGHMQKIQMNGSPLKVKNSGTPKKGEGKGSAPSTPKSGKKSGDKKEGKKTGKSGDKKLNVLKAFKKDGKGGPKTPKMKQMTLLHLAKSTPAGSPKKRSRSTGMGTPKLGKPLHPMALHLLRYYKEHKGKEDKKTSLSSLISKAAKTLSPDDQSRLPEELRELVQKRWVLLEQKKRWAAMSEEEKKEEMKKKREEVKEKLREKAKERREKEMLVRREQSRRYEDQEIEGGKTLPTFKLVDMPEGLPNTLFGSVAMVVDFLQCYAGLLMPEDQYPITAVALMEALAGERSGFLYLNRVLVVLLQTLLQDELAEGYSELDMPLSEIPLTMHSVSELARLCLRPCDAQGEGSNQGSLDTGALGGFDDVVTSEFLEKLETIEVFELSSEEKVSLLVALCHRILMTYSVEDHVDAMQQRSAEVWKERLAMLKEVNDRKRAEKQMRKEMEGKGEKKKEGSAKKEIKKEVKVEPKLEPKPEPEDMISSLKSRRLMSMQAKKDKEEMDRQNKERMEKEAEEERMRRQRAAVERAFQDGITKARLVMRRSPLGTDRNHNRYWLFSDVVPGLYIEKGWVHESIDYSFTPPPEDKPAEAAEPAEAAEVEQEEDGETASNHDSQGAEKDDGSIDGVISEGVQQGAVADICIETTIPNQGQNLWFVCENPAELEELVESLHPQGVRESELKAKIQNRYQDILHSVHLTRKSKPGLRTCDGFVELLNYLRSDIQEIASRLQKGGLGYLEDNVDIEDQMKDMENLKEFGEIIITIQACVIKKFLQGFMAPKQKKKKKQAGEESSKAEEVDDEKKLAEEARVATAVEKWKTAIREAQTFSRMHVLLGMLDSCIKWDMSAENARCKVCRRKGDDEKLILCDECNKAFHLFCLRPALYRIPAGEWLCPACQPTVARRGSRSRNYNQDTDEEEDEEESEEEDSEEEEEDEEENDYKAMGHSLRPRKKNKQSSSRQKSSKSKPKKQSSSSTPTSKPRQGPTSPADIEELVRQTSQTGVRRQALELERCEEILKKLMKFRYSWPFREPVSQEEAEDYLDIITQPMDFQTMLEKFSQGSYRNAQEFMEDLKLVFSNAEEYNQQGSSVLSAMVKTEQSFTELLQKLLPGLSYLRRRSRKRVSQAAATSEEEEEEEEEEDEEEDEQPPLKKKMQNGKSNTKKSRNVRGRQDEESESDDEDDDGRRRSKRTSGSSRRKDYREQDSDGERDTRKNRQRGGRGDAGVASSDEERSSRQRHSKRQKRS